In one Aeromicrobium wangtongii genomic region, the following are encoded:
- a CDS encoding VOC family protein, whose amino-acid sequence MHLDHVSFAVGPNGLAGTTADLGQLLGASFLDGGVHPRFGTRNMILPLKNRQYLEVVEVLDHPASDKAVFGKVVRERSEAGGGWMAWCVSVDDMTEVEHRIGRHAVPGNRRRPDGFNLQWRQIGTSSMRADPQLPYVTSWDIDPSEHPSQMAPSDIELVALDIAGSPQRLSDWLGETVVDALEEIQVNWTAPHGLPGIMAATFRTPNGDVRI is encoded by the coding sequence ATGCACCTCGATCACGTCTCGTTCGCAGTGGGCCCCAACGGTCTCGCCGGCACCACCGCTGACCTGGGTCAGCTGCTCGGCGCCTCATTCCTCGACGGCGGTGTCCACCCCCGGTTCGGCACCCGCAACATGATCCTTCCGCTCAAGAACCGGCAGTACCTCGAGGTCGTCGAGGTGCTGGACCACCCGGCGTCGGACAAGGCGGTCTTCGGCAAGGTCGTGCGCGAGCGGTCCGAGGCCGGCGGCGGCTGGATGGCCTGGTGCGTGTCGGTGGACGACATGACCGAGGTCGAGCACCGCATCGGTCGCCACGCCGTGCCGGGCAACCGCCGTCGTCCCGATGGCTTCAACCTGCAGTGGCGCCAGATCGGGACCAGCAGCATGCGGGCCGATCCGCAGCTGCCCTACGTCACGAGCTGGGACATCGATCCGTCCGAGCACCCGTCCCAGATGGCCCCGTCCGACATCGAGCTGGTGGCGCTGGACATCGCCGGCTCGCCGCAGCGGCTCTCGGACTGGCTCGGCGAGACGGTCGTCGACGCCCTCGAGGAGATCCAGGTCAACTGGACCGCCCCGCACGGGCTGCCGGGCATCATGGCCGCGACGTTCCGGACCCCCAACGGGGACGTCCGGATCTAG
- the panC gene encoding pantoate--beta-alanine ligase: MTGPIVARTRAELQAARGTSTVALVPTMGALHDGHVQLLKHARPLAETLVASIFVNPTQFAPGEDFEDYPRTFEADLQRCAEAGVDVVFAPAVETMYPSGLVDTITVDPGPLGTILEGATRPTHFRGVLTVVSKLFGLVRPDVAVFGEKDYQQLTLISQMSRELALGVEIVGCPTVREADGLAMSSRNRYLTDEQRSTAAVLSAGLRAGVAAAADGPDAVLAAAHAVIDPADVDLDYLVLTDPELGPAVAGAEARLLVAARVGKPRLLDNIGLTLGKS, translated from the coding sequence ATGACCGGCCCGATCGTCGCCCGCACTCGCGCCGAGCTGCAGGCCGCCCGAGGGACGTCCACGGTCGCCCTGGTCCCCACGATGGGGGCCCTGCACGACGGCCACGTCCAGCTGCTCAAGCACGCCCGGCCGCTCGCCGAGACCCTCGTGGCCTCGATCTTCGTCAACCCGACGCAGTTCGCGCCGGGTGAGGACTTCGAGGACTATCCGCGCACGTTCGAGGCCGATCTCCAGCGGTGCGCCGAGGCGGGGGTCGACGTCGTCTTCGCCCCGGCCGTCGAGACGATGTACCCGTCCGGCCTGGTCGACACCATCACCGTCGATCCCGGACCGCTCGGCACGATCCTCGAGGGAGCGACCCGGCCGACGCACTTCCGCGGCGTGCTGACCGTGGTCTCCAAGCTGTTCGGCCTGGTGCGTCCTGACGTCGCGGTGTTCGGCGAGAAGGACTACCAGCAGCTGACGCTGATCTCCCAGATGTCCCGCGAGCTGGCGCTGGGCGTCGAGATCGTCGGCTGCCCGACCGTGCGGGAGGCCGACGGGCTGGCGATGAGCTCGCGCAACCGATACCTGACCGACGAGCAGCGCAGCACCGCCGCCGTGCTGTCGGCCGGCCTGCGTGCAGGCGTCGCCGCAGCAGCCGACGGCCCCGATGCCGTGCTGGCAGCCGCGCACGCCGTGATCGATCCCGCCGACGTCGACCTGGACTACCTCGTTCTCACCGATCCCGAGCTGGGCCCCGCGGTCGCGGGCGCCGAGGCCCGGCTGCTGGTCGCAGCCCGGGTCGGCAAGCCCCGACTCCTCGACAACATCGGCCTTACCCTCGGAAAGAGCTGA
- a CDS encoding type III pantothenate kinase: MILLCLDVSNSHTSIGAFDMSAAPTDEDGLIEHWQVSSDERRTADEWQVLITGLAARSGIDSIDAVSMCCTVPSILVELRSMQERYYAGLPVAVVGPGVKTGIPIHTDNPREVGADRIVNALAAAELYGGPAIVVDLNGTATIFDVIDADNRYVGGAIAPGVELSLEALASRGAQLRSVELAVPRDVVGKNTVEALQSGLVFGFAGLVDGMVNRIIDSLGADPDHVTVIATGSFPGSVVDHCETITTRDPYLTLTGLRLIHDKNHG; encoded by the coding sequence ATGATCCTGCTGTGCCTGGACGTGAGCAACAGCCACACATCCATCGGTGCCTTCGACATGTCGGCCGCTCCGACCGACGAGGACGGGCTGATCGAGCACTGGCAGGTGTCATCGGACGAGCGGCGCACCGCCGACGAGTGGCAGGTGCTGATCACCGGGCTCGCGGCACGCTCCGGGATCGACTCGATCGATGCGGTCAGCATGTGCTGCACGGTGCCGTCGATCCTGGTCGAGCTGCGCTCGATGCAGGAGCGCTACTACGCCGGGCTCCCGGTGGCCGTGGTCGGGCCCGGGGTCAAGACCGGCATCCCCATCCACACCGACAATCCCCGTGAGGTGGGCGCCGACCGCATCGTCAACGCGCTTGCGGCGGCCGAGCTGTACGGCGGCCCGGCGATCGTGGTCGACCTCAACGGCACCGCGACGATCTTCGACGTCATCGACGCCGACAACCGGTACGTGGGCGGGGCGATCGCGCCCGGCGTGGAGCTGTCGCTCGAGGCGCTCGCCAGCAGAGGGGCGCAGCTGCGCAGCGTCGAGCTGGCCGTGCCCCGCGACGTCGTCGGCAAGAACACCGTCGAGGCGCTCCAGTCCGGCCTGGTGTTCGGCTTCGCCGGCCTGGTCGACGGCATGGTCAACCGCATCATCGACTCGCTGGGCGCCGATCCGGACCACGTGACGGTCATCGCCACCGGTTCCTTCCCCGGCTCGGTCGTCGACCACTGCGAGACCATCACGACTCGCGACCCGTACCTCACGCTGACCGGGCTGCGGCTCATCCACGACAAGAACCACGGCTGA
- the panD gene encoding aspartate 1-decarboxylase translates to MIRTMMKSKIHRATVTQADLHYVGSVTVDEDLLDAANLLPGELVHIVDVDNGARLETYTIAGERGSGVIGINGAAAHLVHPGDLVILIAYAQLDDAEARTFEPSVVFVDADNKVMTLGTDPAAVPDGQGLVRGDIVENPLVAAR, encoded by the coding sequence ATGATCCGCACCATGATGAAGTCCAAGATCCACCGCGCGACGGTCACGCAGGCCGATCTGCACTACGTCGGCTCCGTCACGGTCGACGAGGATCTCCTGGACGCCGCGAACCTGCTGCCCGGCGAGCTGGTGCACATCGTCGACGTCGACAACGGCGCCCGCCTGGAGACCTACACGATCGCCGGCGAGCGCGGCTCGGGCGTCATCGGCATCAACGGCGCCGCGGCGCACCTCGTCCACCCCGGCGACCTGGTCATCCTGATCGCGTACGCGCAGCTCGACGATGCCGAGGCCCGTACGTTCGAGCCCAGCGTCGTGTTCGTCGATGCCGACAACAAGGTCATGACGTTGGGCACCGATCCGGCCGCGGTGCCGGACGGACAGGGACTGGTGCGCGGCGACATCGTGGAGAACCCACTCGTCGCGGCTCGTTGA
- a CDS encoding HhH-GPD family protein, whose amino-acid sequence MTSSMPPPIVDPTRLHDAVIDWFGRAARDLPWRRDATPWAVMVSEFMLQQTPVARVLPVYEAWLERWPTPADLAAEPAGEAVRAWGRLGYPRRALRLHAAATAIVEGHGGQVPTSPEDLRALPGVGEYTAAAIISFAHGGRAVVMDTNIRRVLARVVTGVEFPAAAVTAAERELATSLLPAERAHVWAAATMELGALVCTARSPQCQVCPVAQMCRWRAAGHPAHDGPPRRGQSWEGTDRQCRGRLMAVLRDATGPVAKAALDVVWPDAAQRERALDALVADGLVEPLEDETYALPGT is encoded by the coding sequence ATGACGTCATCGATGCCACCCCCGATCGTCGATCCGACCCGCCTCCACGACGCCGTGATCGACTGGTTCGGCCGCGCCGCCCGCGACCTGCCGTGGCGCCGGGACGCGACACCATGGGCCGTCATGGTCTCGGAGTTCATGCTGCAGCAGACCCCCGTCGCGCGGGTCCTGCCGGTCTACGAGGCCTGGCTCGAACGCTGGCCGACGCCGGCCGATCTCGCGGCCGAGCCGGCCGGCGAGGCGGTCCGGGCGTGGGGACGACTGGGCTATCCCCGCCGCGCGCTGCGCCTGCACGCCGCCGCGACGGCCATCGTCGAGGGGCACGGCGGGCAGGTGCCCACCTCGCCGGAGGATCTGCGGGCCCTGCCCGGCGTCGGCGAGTACACCGCCGCGGCCATCATCTCCTTCGCGCACGGCGGCCGTGCCGTGGTGATGGACACCAACATCCGGCGGGTCCTCGCCCGTGTCGTGACCGGGGTGGAGTTCCCCGCCGCTGCCGTGACGGCGGCCGAGCGCGAGCTGGCGACATCCCTGCTGCCCGCCGAGCGCGCGCACGTCTGGGCCGCCGCGACGATGGAGCTCGGGGCGCTGGTGTGCACCGCACGGTCGCCGCAGTGCCAGGTCTGCCCGGTGGCCCAGATGTGCCGCTGGCGCGCCGCCGGCCATCCGGCGCACGACGGGCCGCCCCGCCGCGGCCAGTCGTGGGAGGGCACCGACCGGCAGTGCCGCGGCCGGCTCATGGCGGTGCTGCGCGATGCGACCGGGCCGGTCGCCAAGGCGGCCCTGGACGTCGTGTGGCCGGACGCCGCACAGCGCGAGCGCGCCCTGGACGCCCTGGTGGCCGACGGCCTGGTCGAGCCGCTGGAGGACGAGACCTACGCACTGCCCGGGACATGA
- the disA gene encoding DNA integrity scanning diadenylate cyclase DisA, which translates to MASAAERQAASLDAATRLRSTLSSVAPGTALREGLERILRGRTGALIVVGHDKSVEAISTGGFALDVPFTATGLRELAKMDGAIILDKDASRIVMAGVHLMPDPSIPTEETGTRHRTADRVARQTGVPVISVSASMHIIALYLEDLRHVLEDTGAVLGRANQALQTLERYRNRLDEVSDALSALEIEDLVTVRDVSAVAQRLEMVSRIAGEIDTYVLELGTDGRLLALQHEELIAGVDAERELIIRDYMPTGRRARPLEAVLAELAAIESSNLVDLGAVARALRIGTAETLDGPLAPRGYRLLAKIPRLPASVVEGLVEHFGSLQKLLAASIEDLQNVDGVGDLRARGVREGLSRLAESSILERYV; encoded by the coding sequence ATGGCAAGTGCTGCCGAGCGCCAAGCGGCGAGCCTGGACGCTGCCACACGCCTGCGCTCGACCCTGTCCTCGGTCGCTCCCGGCACCGCCCTGCGTGAGGGCCTGGAGCGCATCCTGCGCGGACGTACCGGTGCCCTGATCGTCGTCGGCCACGACAAGAGCGTCGAGGCGATCTCGACCGGCGGATTCGCCCTCGACGTCCCCTTCACCGCCACGGGCCTGCGCGAGCTGGCCAAGATGGATGGCGCGATCATCCTGGACAAGGACGCCAGCCGCATCGTGATGGCCGGCGTCCACCTGATGCCCGATCCGTCGATCCCCACCGAGGAGACCGGCACCCGCCACCGGACCGCCGACCGGGTCGCCCGGCAGACCGGCGTCCCGGTCATCTCGGTGTCGGCCTCGATGCACATCATCGCGCTGTACCTGGAGGACCTGCGGCACGTGCTGGAGGACACCGGCGCGGTGCTCGGGCGCGCCAACCAGGCGCTCCAGACCCTCGAGCGCTACCGCAACCGGCTCGACGAGGTGTCCGACGCCCTGTCGGCGCTGGAGATCGAGGACCTCGTGACGGTCCGCGACGTCTCGGCCGTCGCCCAGCGCCTCGAGATGGTCAGCCGCATCGCCGGCGAGATCGACACCTACGTCCTGGAGCTCGGCACCGACGGCCGCCTATTGGCCCTGCAGCACGAGGAGCTCATCGCCGGCGTCGATGCCGAGCGCGAGCTCATCATCCGCGACTACATGCCCACCGGACGCCGCGCGCGTCCGTTGGAGGCCGTGCTGGCCGAGCTCGCGGCGATCGAGTCGTCCAACCTGGTCGATCTCGGCGCGGTCGCCCGCGCCCTGCGGATCGGCACCGCCGAGACCCTGGACGGACCGCTGGCACCCCGCGGCTACCGCCTGCTCGCCAAGATCCCCCGCCTTCCGGCATCGGTCGTGGAAGGGCTGGTCGAGCACTTCGGCTCGCTGCAGAAGCTGCTCGCGGCCAGCATCGAGGACCTGCAGAACGTCGACGGGGTCGGCGACCTGCGCGCCCGCGGCGTCCGCGAGGGCCTGTCCCGGCTCGCCGAGTCCAGCATCCTCGAGCGGTACGTCTGA
- a CDS encoding ATP-dependent Clp protease ATP-binding subunit, whose protein sequence is MFERFTDRARRVVVLAQEEARMLSHNYIGTEHILLGLIHEGEGVAAKALESLDISLEAVRGQVEDIIGQGQQAPSGHIPFTPRAKKVLELSLREALQLGHSYIGTEHILLGLIREGEGVAAQVLVKLGADLNRVRQQVIQLVSGFQGKEAEAAGAPSESAPSTSAVLDQFGRNLTQAAREGKLDPVIGRADEAERVMQTLSRRTKNNPVLVGEPGVGKTAVVESLAQDIVRGDVPETLKDKQIYTLDLGALVAGSRYRGDFEERLKKVLKEIRTRGDIILFIDEIHTLVGAGAAEGAIDAASILKPMLARGELQTVGATTLDEYRKHFEKDAALNRRFQPIVVDEPSVADTVEILKGLRDRYEAHHRVSITDEALVAAATMGDRYVSDRFLPDKAIDLIDEAGARLRIRRMATPPELKEFDDQIADVRRRKEGAIDAQDFEAAASLRDEEKKLINAKSEREKAWKSGDLDSVAVVDEQLIAEVLAKATGIPVGQLSEAESSRLLNMEAELHERVIGQDEAIKALSRAIRRTRAGLKDPKRPGGSFIFAGPSGVGKTWLSKALANFLFGDEDSLIQLDMSEYSEKHTVSRLFGSPPGYVGYEEGGQLTEKVRRKPFSVVLFDEIEKAHPDIFNSLLQVLEEGHLTDGQGRVVNFKNAVVIMTTNLGAREISKGVNLGFSQAGDTAGSYNKMKERVSIELKQHFRPEFLNRVDEIIVFPPLTQEEILQMVDMMISSLEKRLAEKDMNIELTMEAKDLLSKRGFDPVLGARPLRRTVQREIEDVMAEKLLYGELRPGQIVLVGVEGEGVDAAFTFEGRDKAELELEMPEVPPAVEAVAPGTE, encoded by the coding sequence ATGTTCGAAAGATTCACTGACCGTGCTCGTCGCGTGGTCGTGCTCGCCCAAGAAGAGGCGCGCATGCTCAGCCACAACTACATCGGCACGGAGCACATCCTCCTCGGCCTGATCCACGAGGGCGAGGGCGTTGCCGCCAAGGCGCTCGAAAGCCTCGACATCTCGCTGGAGGCCGTCCGCGGCCAGGTCGAGGACATCATCGGCCAGGGCCAGCAGGCCCCGAGCGGCCACATCCCGTTCACGCCGCGTGCCAAGAAGGTCCTGGAGCTCAGCCTCCGCGAGGCCCTGCAGCTCGGCCACAGCTACATCGGCACCGAGCACATCCTGCTCGGCCTCATCCGTGAGGGCGAGGGTGTCGCAGCCCAGGTGCTGGTCAAGCTCGGAGCCGACCTGAACCGCGTCCGCCAGCAGGTCATCCAGCTGGTCAGCGGCTTCCAGGGCAAGGAGGCCGAGGCCGCCGGCGCGCCGAGCGAGTCCGCTCCCAGCACGTCCGCCGTCCTCGACCAGTTCGGCCGCAACCTGACCCAGGCCGCCCGCGAGGGCAAGCTCGACCCGGTCATCGGCCGGGCCGACGAGGCCGAGCGGGTCATGCAGACGCTGTCCAGGCGCACCAAGAACAACCCGGTGCTGGTCGGCGAGCCCGGCGTCGGCAAGACCGCCGTCGTGGAGAGCCTCGCCCAGGACATCGTCCGTGGCGACGTCCCCGAGACGCTCAAGGACAAGCAGATCTACACGCTCGACCTCGGCGCGCTCGTGGCCGGCTCGCGCTACCGCGGCGACTTCGAGGAGCGCCTCAAGAAGGTGCTCAAGGAGATCCGCACGCGTGGCGACATCATCTTGTTCATCGACGAGATCCACACCCTGGTGGGTGCGGGTGCCGCCGAGGGCGCGATCGACGCGGCCAGCATCCTCAAGCCGATGCTGGCGCGTGGTGAGCTGCAGACCGTCGGCGCCACGACGCTGGACGAGTACCGCAAGCACTTCGAGAAGGATGCGGCCCTCAACCGTCGCTTCCAGCCGATCGTGGTCGACGAGCCGTCGGTCGCCGACACCGTCGAGATCCTCAAGGGTCTGCGCGATCGCTACGAGGCGCACCACCGCGTCTCCATCACCGACGAGGCCCTTGTGGCCGCGGCGACGATGGGCGACCGCTACGTCTCGGACCGGTTCCTGCCGGACAAGGCGATCGACCTGATCGACGAGGCCGGGGCCCGCCTGCGCATCCGTCGCATGGCGACGCCGCCGGAGCTCAAGGAGTTCGACGACCAGATCGCCGACGTCCGCCGCCGCAAGGAAGGCGCCATCGACGCGCAGGACTTCGAGGCCGCTGCCTCCCTGCGCGACGAGGAGAAGAAGCTCATCAACGCCAAGAGCGAGCGTGAGAAGGCCTGGAAGTCCGGCGACCTGGACAGTGTCGCGGTCGTCGACGAGCAGCTCATCGCCGAGGTGCTCGCCAAGGCCACCGGCATCCCCGTCGGCCAGCTCAGCGAGGCCGAGTCCAGCCGCCTGCTCAACATGGAGGCGGAGCTGCACGAGCGGGTCATCGGCCAGGACGAGGCCATCAAGGCCCTGTCGCGGGCGATCCGTCGTACGCGCGCCGGCCTGAAGGACCCGAAGCGTCCCGGTGGATCGTTCATCTTCGCCGGGCCGTCGGGTGTCGGCAAGACCTGGCTGTCCAAGGCGCTGGCGAACTTCCTGTTCGGCGACGAGGACTCCCTGATCCAGCTCGACATGTCGGAGTACAGCGAGAAGCACACCGTCTCGCGCCTCTTCGGCTCGCCTCCGGGCTACGTCGGCTACGAAGAGGGTGGCCAGCTCACCGAGAAGGTGCGCCGCAAGCCGTTCTCCGTTGTGCTGTTCGACGAGATCGAGAAGGCCCACCCGGACATCTTCAACTCGCTGCTGCAGGTGCTGGAGGAAGGTCACCTGACCGATGGTCAGGGGCGCGTCGTCAACTTCAAGAACGCCGTCGTCATCATGACCACCAACCTCGGTGCGCGGGAGATCTCCAAGGGCGTCAACCTGGGCTTCAGCCAGGCCGGCGACACCGCGGGCTCCTACAACAAGATGAAGGAGCGCGTGTCGATCGAGCTCAAGCAGCACTTCCGGCCTGAGTTCCTCAACCGTGTCGACGAGATCATCGTCTTCCCGCCGTTGACGCAGGAGGAGATCCTGCAGATGGTCGACATGATGATCTCCTCGCTGGAGAAGCGTCTGGCCGAGAAGGACATGAACATCGAGCTCACGATGGAGGCCAAGGACCTGCTCTCGAAGCGTGGCTTCGACCCGGTCCTGGGTGCTCGTCCGTTGCGCCGCACGGTGCAGCGCGAGATCGAGGACGTCATGGCCGAGAAGCTGCTCTACGGCGAGCTGCGGCCGGGCCAGATCGTCCTGGTCGGCGTCGAGGGCGAGGGCGTCGACGCGGCGTTCACGTTCGAGGGCCGCGACAAGGCCGAGCTCGAGCTCGAGATGCCCGAGGTTCCCCCGGCCGTCGAGGCGGTCGCTCCCGGCACGGAGTGA
- the radA gene encoding DNA repair protein RadA: MASTKTARPAYVCAECGWTTSKWVGRCGECQAWGTVDVAAPARTGRTQAAPVSSPAVPISQVTLESARSVGSGIGELDRVLGGGVVPGGVLLLAGEPGVGKSTLLLEVAARWARAGRRTLYVSGEESAAQVRLRAERTGAIEDNLYLAAETDLGGVLTHVETVAPSLLIVDSVQTIGSADVDGVPGGVTQVREVASAVIQRAKRDNIATLLVGHVTKDGSVAGPRVLEHLVDVVLQFEGDRSSRLRLLRAIKNRFGPVDEIGCFDLVDDGIVEVPDPTGLFVSRHEQPVSGTCVTVTMEGRRPLLAEVQALSVATSTPSPRRTSSGLDSARVAMILAVLTKHCQVNLGQLDVYTASVGGARLVEPSVDLAVAIATLSAVTGRVAPTDLVAIGEVGLAGEVRKVSNLAARLREAERIGFRRAVVPAGSEGLASFSGDMSIRAVHTIGEAMQCLDASPRLLRPVD, translated from the coding sequence ATGGCCAGCACCAAGACCGCCCGTCCGGCATATGTCTGCGCCGAGTGCGGCTGGACCACCAGCAAGTGGGTCGGACGCTGCGGGGAGTGCCAGGCATGGGGCACCGTCGACGTCGCCGCACCCGCTCGCACCGGACGCACGCAGGCCGCACCGGTCTCCTCCCCCGCGGTGCCGATCAGCCAGGTCACGCTCGAGTCCGCCCGGTCGGTGGGCTCGGGCATCGGCGAGCTGGACCGGGTCCTGGGTGGCGGGGTCGTCCCCGGCGGCGTGCTGCTGCTGGCCGGCGAGCCGGGCGTGGGCAAGTCGACCCTGCTGCTGGAGGTCGCGGCCCGGTGGGCCCGGGCCGGCCGCCGCACCCTGTACGTGTCCGGCGAGGAGTCCGCGGCCCAGGTGCGCCTGCGGGCCGAGCGCACAGGCGCCATCGAGGACAACTTGTACCTCGCCGCCGAGACCGACCTGGGCGGCGTGCTGACCCACGTCGAGACGGTCGCGCCGAGCCTGCTGATCGTCGACTCGGTGCAGACCATCGGCTCGGCCGACGTCGACGGCGTCCCCGGCGGGGTGACCCAGGTCCGCGAGGTCGCCTCGGCCGTCATCCAGCGCGCCAAGCGCGACAACATCGCCACGTTGCTGGTCGGCCACGTCACCAAGGACGGCTCGGTCGCCGGTCCGCGGGTGCTGGAGCACCTCGTCGACGTCGTGCTGCAGTTCGAGGGCGACCGCAGCTCGCGGCTGCGCCTGCTGCGCGCGATCAAGAACCGGTTCGGGCCGGTCGACGAGATCGGTTGCTTCGACCTGGTCGACGACGGCATCGTCGAGGTGCCCGATCCCACGGGCCTGTTCGTCTCACGGCACGAGCAGCCGGTGTCGGGCACCTGCGTCACCGTCACGATGGAGGGACGCCGGCCGCTGCTGGCCGAGGTGCAGGCCCTGAGCGTCGCGACGTCGACGCCATCGCCGCGCCGGACGTCCAGCGGCCTGGACTCCGCGCGCGTGGCGATGATCCTGGCCGTCCTGACCAAGCACTGCCAGGTCAACCTCGGCCAGCTCGACGTCTACACGGCGTCGGTGGGCGGCGCCCGCCTGGTCGAGCCGTCGGTCGACCTGGCCGTCGCGATCGCCACGCTGTCGGCCGTCACGGGGCGGGTCGCACCGACCGATCTGGTCGCGATCGGCGAGGTGGGGCTGGCCGGCGAGGTCCGCAAGGTCAGCAATCTGGCCGCCCGGCTGCGCGAGGCGGAGCGCATCGGATTCAGGCGGGCCGTCGTCCCGGCGGGCTCCGAAGGGCTGGCCTCCTTCAGCGGGGACATGTCGATCCGGGCGGTGCACACCATCGGCGAGGCCATGCAGTGTCTGGATGCGTCACCACGCCTCCTGCGCCCCGTAGACTGA
- the lysS gene encoding lysine--tRNA ligase, producing MRVRLDKRQQVIDRGEDPYPVVVGRTHTLREIVDAYDAEALGPDTQTGDVVTVAGRVIFLRGTGKLVFAALRSGDGTPLQAMISLDGVGEQKLAEFKSTVDIGDHLAVTGEVITSKRGELSIMASSWQLAAKTVRPLPNEHAPLSDEARSRMRYVDLIVRPEARDNVRVKAKVMQSLRATLDRLGYIEVETPVLQHTNGGAAARPFRTHVNAFDEPALLRIALELHLKRALVGGIDKVYEMAKTFRNEGVDNTHNVEFLMLEAYEAYGSYDTMAELTRELVLDAARAVGKTVVTGRDGSEIDLEQPWRHATVHGLVSEAVGRTVDTDTTVEELVALAATHDVALKDGWDAGEIVLELYEKLVEHTLIQPTFVRDYPESVRPLAKKHRTKPGLVEAWDLIINGVELAPAYSELNDPVIQRERLEEQARQAAAGNPEANDVDEDFLRALEFGMPPAGGLGFGVDRLVMLLQGIGIRDAILFPTTRAE from the coding sequence ATGCGGGTGCGGCTGGACAAGCGCCAGCAGGTCATCGACCGCGGCGAGGATCCCTATCCCGTCGTCGTGGGTCGCACGCACACCCTGCGCGAGATCGTTGACGCCTACGACGCCGAGGCGCTCGGCCCCGACACGCAGACCGGTGACGTCGTCACCGTCGCCGGTCGGGTCATCTTCCTGCGCGGCACCGGCAAGCTGGTGTTCGCGGCCCTGCGCTCCGGCGACGGCACGCCGCTGCAGGCCATGATCTCCCTCGACGGCGTCGGCGAGCAGAAGCTCGCGGAGTTCAAGTCGACCGTCGACATCGGCGACCATCTCGCCGTGACCGGCGAGGTCATCACCAGCAAGCGCGGCGAGCTGTCGATCATGGCCAGCAGCTGGCAGCTCGCTGCCAAGACGGTCCGGCCGCTGCCCAACGAGCACGCGCCGCTGTCGGACGAGGCGCGCAGCCGCATGCGCTACGTCGACCTGATCGTGCGGCCTGAGGCGCGCGACAACGTCCGGGTCAAGGCCAAGGTCATGCAGTCCCTGCGCGCGACGCTGGACCGCCTGGGCTACATCGAGGTCGAGACCCCGGTGCTGCAGCACACCAACGGCGGCGCCGCGGCCCGTCCGTTCCGCACCCACGTCAACGCCTTCGACGAGCCGGCGCTGCTGCGCATCGCGCTGGAGCTGCACCTCAAGCGGGCCCTGGTCGGCGGCATCGACAAGGTCTACGAGATGGCCAAGACGTTCCGCAACGAGGGCGTCGACAACACCCACAACGTCGAGTTCCTGATGCTCGAGGCATATGAGGCGTACGGCTCCTACGACACGATGGCCGAGCTGACCCGCGAGCTCGTGCTCGACGCGGCCCGGGCGGTCGGCAAGACCGTCGTCACGGGACGCGACGGCAGCGAGATCGACCTGGAGCAGCCGTGGCGCCACGCCACGGTGCACGGTCTGGTCAGCGAGGCCGTGGGGCGGACCGTCGACACGGACACGACGGTCGAGGAGCTGGTGGCCCTGGCCGCCACCCACGACGTCGCCCTGAAGGACGGCTGGGACGCCGGCGAGATCGTGCTGGAGCTGTACGAGAAGCTCGTGGAGCACACCCTGATCCAGCCGACGTTCGTGCGCGACTACCCCGAGTCCGTCCGCCCGCTGGCCAAGAAGCACCGCACCAAGCCCGGCCTGGTCGAGGCGTGGGACCTGATCATCAACGGCGTCGAGCTGGCCCCGGCGTACTCCGAGCTCAATGACCCGGTCATCCAGCGCGAGCGGCTCGAGGAGCAGGCGCGTCAGGCCGCCGCGGGCAATCCCGAGGCCAATGACGTCGACGAGGACTTCCTGCGGGCGCTGGAGTTCGGCATGCCGCCCGCCGGTGGCCTGGGCTTCGGCGTCGACCGGCTGGTGATGCTGCTGCAGGGCATCGGCATCCGCGACGCCATCTTGTTCCCGACCACACGCGCTGAGTAG